The following proteins are encoded in a genomic region of Hymenobacter siberiensis:
- a CDS encoding TonB-dependent receptor — MFSRFSFWWFSSCWLAVLVAAGVPTASYAQALRVQVRDSLRHEPLIGASVVVPGTGVGAATDATGMAVLTPAPAAGKILLISALGYRTRFVVAPAAGAGLLLLLAPGGVAIEQEVLVTATRTNSRIEDLPTRVEVLGAEEMEEESSIRPASIASLFGDIAGTQIQPTSPTTGNLDLRLQGLPGQYTQILRDGLPLYGGFAGSFGLLTVPPLDLRQVELIKGSNSTLYGGGAIAGLVNLVSKTPTLGTPQYAASFNQTTLRETDLNGFAARRGRRWGYSVFAGLVNQKEKDVDGDGFVDVPRVHSFNLHPRLFFYPNTHSQVALGYTGMLENRRAGDIVVLQKGYDPVGGHTFYIDNTSLRNTADLLYTNDSLAGGRLTVKGTITDFIRDVNTNSNAFTAYQTTYYTEASYLHAAGPRHTLVVGLNANGEQLASFNRSATPLRSPYTYHTLGAFVQDDWRVLPRLSLQAGLRLDHHNQYGTFVLPRLALLYKASPAVTARLNAGLGYRAPVPYINSLDERNYHLVKALQGVSAETSFGLNGDVNYQRTFDGFDEPLVLSVNQSFFFTRVGNPLVLNGLGFTGPFQANYLTWQNAAAPLSTRGLETYVRLRADETELYLGYVFTDARRQYDALNPHLPLAARHKFAAVGLVEFTDALSAGLEASYIGQQYLSDGHTTPGYPLFAALLRYHAGNFTLALNGENLFDYRQTRQEKVVLAPLDNPVFRELWAPVEGRVFNVSLTWRWAKP; from the coding sequence ATGTTTTCTCGATTTTCGTTTTGGTGGTTTAGTAGCTGTTGGCTGGCGGTGCTGGTTGCGGCGGGGGTGCCCACGGCCAGCTACGCCCAGGCCCTGCGCGTGCAGGTGCGCGACTCGCTACGCCACGAGCCCCTGATTGGGGCCAGCGTGGTGGTGCCGGGCACGGGCGTGGGGGCGGCCACCGATGCTACGGGGATGGCCGTGCTCACGCCCGCCCCAGCAGCCGGCAAAATCCTGCTCATCAGCGCATTGGGCTACCGGACGCGCTTCGTGGTGGCCCCGGCGGCAGGGGCGGGGCTGCTGCTGCTGCTGGCCCCGGGCGGCGTGGCGATTGAGCAGGAAGTGCTGGTAACGGCTACCCGCACCAACTCGCGCATCGAGGACCTGCCCACCCGCGTGGAGGTGCTGGGGGCCGAGGAGATGGAGGAGGAAAGCAGCATCAGGCCGGCCAGCATTGCCAGCTTGTTTGGCGATATCGCGGGCACCCAGATTCAGCCCACTTCGCCCACCACCGGCAACCTGGATTTGCGCCTGCAGGGCCTGCCGGGGCAGTACACTCAGATTTTGCGCGACGGTCTGCCGCTGTACGGCGGCTTCGCGGGCTCGTTTGGGCTGCTCACGGTACCGCCGCTCGATTTGCGGCAGGTGGAATTAATCAAGGGCTCGAATTCGACGCTGTATGGTGGCGGGGCCATTGCCGGGCTGGTGAACCTGGTGAGTAAAACGCCCACGCTGGGCACGCCGCAGTACGCCGCCAGCTTCAACCAGACCACGTTGCGCGAGACGGATTTGAACGGGTTCGCGGCTCGGCGTGGGCGGCGCTGGGGCTACTCGGTCTTTGCGGGGCTCGTCAATCAAAAGGAAAAAGACGTGGACGGCGACGGCTTCGTGGACGTGCCCCGGGTGCATAGCTTCAACCTGCACCCGCGCCTGTTTTTCTATCCCAACACCCATAGCCAGGTGGCGCTGGGCTACACCGGTATGCTGGAAAATCGCCGGGCCGGCGATATTGTGGTACTGCAAAAGGGCTACGACCCGGTGGGCGGCCACACATTCTACATCGATAATACCAGCCTGCGCAACACCGCCGACCTGCTGTATACCAACGACAGCCTGGCCGGCGGCCGTCTCACCGTCAAGGGCACCATCACGGATTTTATCCGCGACGTGAACACCAATTCCAATGCTTTCACCGCCTACCAGACCACCTACTACACCGAGGCCAGCTACCTGCACGCGGCCGGCCCGCGCCACACCCTGGTAGTGGGCCTGAACGCCAACGGCGAGCAGCTGGCCTCCTTCAACCGCAGCGCCACGCCGCTGCGCAGCCCCTACACCTACCACACGCTGGGCGCGTTTGTCCAGGACGACTGGCGCGTACTGCCGCGCCTGAGCCTGCAAGCCGGCCTGCGCCTCGACCACCATAACCAGTATGGGACCTTTGTACTGCCCCGGCTGGCCCTGCTCTACAAAGCCAGCCCGGCCGTGACGGCCCGCCTCAACGCCGGCCTGGGCTACCGCGCCCCGGTGCCCTACATCAACAGCCTCGACGAGCGAAATTATCACTTGGTAAAGGCGCTACAAGGCGTGAGCGCCGAAACTTCCTTTGGCCTGAACGGCGACGTGAACTACCAGCGCACCTTCGACGGCTTCGACGAGCCGCTGGTGCTGAGCGTGAATCAGTCATTTTTCTTCACTCGTGTAGGCAATCCGTTGGTGCTGAATGGGCTGGGTTTTACGGGGCCATTTCAGGCCAATTACCTTACCTGGCAGAATGCCGCGGCTCCGCTCTCCACGCGCGGCCTCGAAACCTACGTGCGCCTGCGGGCCGACGAGACCGAGCTCTACCTCGGCTACGTTTTCACCGATGCCCGCCGGCAGTACGATGCTCTGAACCCGCACCTGCCGCTGGCCGCCCGGCACAAGTTTGCGGCCGTAGGGTTGGTGGAGTTCACCGATGCGCTCAGTGCCGGCCTCGAAGCCTCCTATATTGGCCAGCAATACCTGTCCGATGGGCATACCACGCCCGGCTACCCGCTGTTTGCCGCGCTGCTGCGCTACCACGCGGGCAATTTTACGTTGGCTCTGAATGGCGAAAACCTGTTCGACTACCGCCAGACGCGCCAGGAAAAAGTAGTGCTCGCTCCGCTGGACAACCCGGTTTTCCGCGAGCTGTGGGCGCCTGTGGAAGGCCGCGTGTTCAACGTGTCGCTGACGTGGCGCTGGGCTAAACCCTAA
- the argG gene encoding argininosuccinate synthase: MKKKAILAYSGGLDTSFCAVYLSRDLDLEVHTVIVNSGGFTAEELSAIEKRAYELGSVKHEVIDVTTRFYQDCLRYLLFGNVLKNDTYPLSVSAERMFQSLAIAEYARANEADYIVHGSTGAGNDQVRFDVAFSVISPKTEILTPIRDLKLSRQAEIEYLQKQGFEMSWEKVKYSINKGIWGTSVGGVETLTSHEALPESAYPSQLQRHDSERVEITFEKGEPVALNGETMDPVALIQKLNELGSAFAIGRDTHVGDTILGIKGRVGFEAPAPLMLIKAHHLLEKHTSTRWQLLHKDYIANWYGTLLHEAQYLDPVMRDMEAFLQSSQNRVSGKVFVQLHPYRFELLGIESKYDMMQSKVATYGEENNAWDARDARGFIKIFGNQLKISASLNE, encoded by the coding sequence ATGAAGAAAAAAGCCATACTTGCCTACAGCGGCGGCCTCGACACCTCGTTTTGCGCCGTGTATTTGTCGCGCGACCTTGATTTGGAAGTGCACACCGTCATCGTCAACTCCGGTGGCTTCACGGCCGAGGAGCTGTCCGCCATCGAGAAGCGCGCCTACGAGCTGGGTTCGGTGAAGCACGAGGTGATTGACGTAACCACCCGCTTTTACCAAGACTGCCTGCGCTACCTGCTGTTCGGCAACGTGCTAAAAAACGACACGTACCCGCTGAGCGTGAGCGCCGAGCGCATGTTCCAATCGCTGGCCATTGCCGAGTATGCCCGCGCCAACGAGGCCGACTACATCGTGCACGGCAGCACCGGAGCTGGCAACGACCAGGTGCGCTTCGACGTGGCTTTTTCGGTTATTTCGCCCAAAACGGAGATTCTCACGCCCATCCGCGACCTGAAACTGTCGCGCCAGGCCGAGATTGAGTACCTACAAAAACAGGGCTTCGAGATGAGCTGGGAGAAGGTGAAATATTCCATTAATAAAGGCATCTGGGGCACCAGCGTGGGCGGTGTTGAAACGCTGACTTCGCACGAAGCTTTGCCGGAAAGCGCCTACCCGTCGCAATTGCAGCGGCACGATTCGGAGCGCGTGGAAATCACCTTCGAGAAAGGTGAGCCCGTGGCCCTGAATGGTGAGACGATGGACCCAGTAGCCCTGATTCAGAAGCTGAACGAACTGGGTTCGGCTTTCGCCATTGGCCGCGACACGCATGTGGGCGATACCATCCTGGGTATCAAGGGCCGCGTGGGCTTTGAGGCGCCCGCGCCGCTCATGCTCATCAAGGCGCACCACCTGCTGGAGAAGCACACCAGCACCCGCTGGCAGCTGCTGCACAAGGACTACATCGCCAACTGGTACGGCACGCTGTTGCACGAGGCCCAGTACCTCGACCCGGTGATGCGCGACATGGAGGCGTTCCTGCAATCGTCGCAGAACCGCGTATCGGGTAAGGTGTTCGTACAGCTCCACCCCTACCGGTTCGAGCTGCTCGGCATCGAGTCTAAGTATGATATGATGCAGTCGAAAGTGGCCACGTATGGGGAAGAGAATAATGCCTGGGATGCGCGGGATGCGCGTGGTTTCATCAAGATTTTCGGTAATCAACTGAAGATTAGCGCTAGTTTAAACGAGTAG
- a CDS encoding GNAT family N-acetyltransferase gives MTIRVATAADAQYAEQLCQWYVESAKTRGTGIAKREPAYVATKMASGDGIIAFVDGELAGFCYIETFDDKTFVVNSGLIVNAEIRKGGVGKAIKQAVFELSRSKYPQAKIFGITTSLAVMKINTDLGYEPVTFSELTTSEDFWKGCKSCKNYSILMENERKLCLCTGMLYDTPEKQLVQLQAPDFAALDQKTESAS, from the coding sequence ATGACAATTCGGGTTGCAACTGCAGCGGACGCACAGTACGCTGAACAATTATGCCAGTGGTACGTCGAGTCGGCCAAAACGCGGGGCACCGGCATCGCCAAGCGCGAGCCGGCCTATGTGGCCACGAAAATGGCCAGCGGCGACGGCATCATCGCCTTCGTCGATGGCGAGCTTGCGGGGTTTTGCTACATCGAAACCTTTGATGACAAGACCTTTGTCGTTAACTCCGGCCTGATTGTGAACGCCGAAATCCGCAAAGGTGGCGTAGGCAAGGCCATCAAGCAGGCCGTGTTCGAGCTGTCGCGCAGCAAGTACCCGCAGGCCAAGATTTTCGGCATCACGACCAGTCTGGCCGTGATGAAAATCAACACCGACCTCGGCTACGAGCCCGTTACCTTCTCGGAGCTGACCACCAGTGAAGACTTCTGGAAAGGCTGCAAAAGCTGCAAAAACTATAGCATCCTGATGGAGAATGAGCGCAAGCTGTGCCTCTGCACGGGTATGCTGTATGACACGCCCGAAAAGCAGCTGGTGCAGTTGCAGGCACCCGATTTTGCGGCCCTGGACCAGAAAACAGAATCGGCTTCCTAG
- the argB gene encoding acetylglutamate kinase — translation MKSKLKIFKIGGGIIDSEADLWEFVRLFSKIRGPKILVHGGGKGASEMMKNLGIAPRMINGRRITDADTLDLVTMFYAGKTNKQIVVALQSHGVNALGLSGADGNVIQAVKRPVRDIDYGFVGDLSEASVNTELVHQFLTLGLTPVFCPINHDGHGQLLNTNADTIAASVAKALSKKYAVALHFCFEKRGVLTDINDDDSVIMKINLADYAELKESGIIADGMLPKLENAFDALQFGVDKVVIEHALHINEDLKTTLWLN, via the coding sequence ATGAAATCCAAATTAAAAATATTTAAAATAGGTGGCGGTATAATTGACAGCGAGGCTGATTTGTGGGAATTCGTGCGCTTGTTTTCCAAAATTAGGGGGCCGAAAATTCTGGTGCACGGCGGTGGTAAAGGCGCCAGCGAAATGATGAAAAATCTGGGCATCGCCCCGCGCATGATAAATGGCCGCCGCATTACCGACGCCGACACGCTGGATTTAGTAACCATGTTTTACGCCGGCAAGACCAACAAGCAAATTGTGGTAGCGCTGCAAAGCCATGGCGTCAACGCGTTGGGCCTCAGTGGTGCCGATGGCAACGTGATTCAGGCCGTGAAGCGCCCGGTGCGTGATATCGACTACGGTTTCGTAGGCGACCTGAGCGAGGCCAGTGTAAATACAGAGTTGGTGCATCAGTTTCTGACGCTCGGTTTGACGCCGGTTTTCTGCCCGATTAATCATGACGGCCACGGCCAGCTATTAAATACCAATGCCGATACCATTGCCGCTTCCGTCGCCAAAGCGTTAAGTAAGAAATATGCAGTAGCATTACATTTCTGCTTTGAAAAGCGCGGCGTGCTCACGGATATTAACGACGATGATTCCGTAATTATGAAAATTAATCTTGCGGATTACGCCGAATTAAAAGAAAGCGGCATTATCGCCGACGGCATGCTGCCCAAATTAGAAAATGCGTTTGACGCGCTGCAATTCGGCGTTGATAAAGTTGTTATCGAACACGCGCTGCACATCAATGAGGATTTGAAAACGACGCTATGGCTGAATTAA
- a CDS encoding M20 family metallo-hydrolase: MAELIEQLNNDAVDLLIRLIKTPSFSREEAGTATLIQEFLLAHGVAAKRQQNNVWAVSAHFDASKPTVLLNSHHDTVKPGAGWTADPFGAALNGNKLTGLGSNDAGASAVSLLATFLYFQNKSNAFNLICAITAEEEISGANGIRSVLLELGKIDLGIVGEPTGMNLAIAEKGLIVLDCTTNGKTGHAAREEGENALYKALDDIQWLRGFPFPDVSPLLGPVKMTVTQISAGTQHNVVPDRCQFVIDVRTNELYQNQEIVDFLREKLQSEIVPRSTHLNSSCISENHPLIQKGLAMGKMTYGSPTLSDQSMMPFETLKMGPGESARSHTPDEFILVSEIRAGIRDYIELLEGFRF; encoded by the coding sequence ATGGCTGAATTAATTGAGCAACTGAACAATGATGCCGTTGATTTATTAATCCGGCTCATAAAAACACCCTCTTTCTCCCGCGAAGAGGCTGGCACTGCCACGCTAATTCAGGAGTTTCTATTGGCGCACGGAGTAGCAGCGAAGCGGCAGCAGAATAACGTATGGGCCGTTTCGGCGCATTTTGACGCGAGCAAACCAACGGTATTACTCAACTCGCACCACGACACGGTGAAGCCCGGTGCGGGCTGGACGGCCGACCCATTTGGCGCAGCTCTGAACGGGAATAAATTAACCGGTTTGGGTAGTAATGATGCGGGCGCTTCGGCCGTGAGTTTGCTGGCGACATTCCTTTATTTTCAGAATAAATCGAATGCCTTTAATCTGATATGTGCCATCACCGCCGAGGAGGAGATTTCGGGTGCCAATGGCATCCGTAGCGTGCTGCTGGAATTAGGGAAAATTGACCTGGGAATTGTGGGTGAGCCCACAGGGATGAATCTGGCAATCGCCGAAAAGGGTCTGATTGTGCTGGACTGTACTACCAATGGTAAAACCGGCCACGCCGCCCGCGAGGAAGGTGAGAATGCCCTCTACAAAGCGTTGGATGATATTCAGTGGCTGCGGGGCTTTCCGTTTCCTGATGTGTCGCCGCTGCTGGGGCCGGTGAAAATGACGGTGACGCAAATTAGCGCCGGTACGCAGCACAATGTGGTGCCGGATAGGTGCCAGTTCGTAATCGACGTGCGAACGAATGAGTTGTACCAGAACCAGGAAATTGTTGATTTCCTGCGGGAGAAATTGCAGTCGGAAATTGTGCCGCGCTCCACGCATTTAAATTCCTCATGCATCAGTGAAAATCATCCGCTAATTCAGAAGGGGTTGGCGATGGGTAAGATGACTTATGGCTCGCCGACGCTGTCGGACCAGTCGATGATGCCGTTTGAAACGCTGAAAATGGGGCCCGGCGAAAGTGCCCGCTCGCACACGCCGGACGAGTTTATCTTGGTGAGCGAGATTCGAGCGGGAATTCGGGATTATATTGAATTGCTGGAGGGTTTCAGGTTTTAA
- the argH gene encoding argininosuccinate lyase, with the protein MKIWEKGFSVNDTIEKFTVGQDRVLDMYLAPFDMLASKAQANMLAKVGMISEAERQELIIGLDELLAQVAAGTFQIEDDFEDVHSKIESYLTEKFGDAGKKIHTARSRNDQVLTAIQLFLKDYAEQISAKIVALVEVLLQKAEAHKNDLLPGYTHFQAAMPSSFGLWFSAYAEHLLLDLALFEAAHKVADQNPLGSGAGFGSSFPIDREMTTREMGFGSVAVSSVGAQMLRGKTEKTLAFAIAGAAGTLGKLAYDLVLYNSQDLGFVNLPKEFTTGSSIMPHKKNPDVFELVRGHANRLQALPNDIILATSNLPSGYHRDFQLLKELLFGPMMQFADLLDMLLFALPEIKIKEGVIEQAKYDPIFSVENINQLIIAGVPFRDAYQQVGRSVEDGSYVPHREFQTTHLGSIHNLGLAEIAAKVARWKEGSELFK; encoded by the coding sequence ATGAAAATTTGGGAAAAAGGGTTTTCGGTAAACGATACCATCGAAAAATTCACGGTGGGCCAGGACCGGGTGCTGGATATGTACCTCGCGCCGTTCGATATGCTGGCCTCGAAAGCCCAGGCCAATATGCTGGCTAAAGTGGGCATGATTTCGGAAGCGGAACGGCAGGAGCTTATTATCGGGCTCGATGAGCTGCTGGCGCAGGTGGCCGCCGGCACGTTTCAGATTGAGGATGACTTTGAGGACGTGCATTCCAAGATTGAATCTTACCTAACCGAGAAATTCGGTGATGCGGGCAAGAAAATTCACACCGCCCGCTCGCGGAATGACCAGGTTTTGACGGCTATCCAGCTTTTCCTGAAGGATTATGCCGAGCAGATTTCGGCCAAAATAGTGGCCTTGGTGGAAGTGCTGCTGCAAAAGGCCGAAGCCCACAAAAATGACCTGCTGCCGGGTTACACGCACTTTCAGGCGGCAATGCCGAGCAGCTTCGGGCTGTGGTTTTCGGCTTATGCCGAGCATTTGCTGTTGGATTTGGCGCTGTTTGAGGCGGCCCACAAAGTGGCCGACCAGAACCCGCTGGGCTCGGGCGCGGGCTTTGGCAGCAGCTTCCCGATTGACCGCGAAATGACGACTCGGGAAATGGGTTTTGGCAGCGTGGCCGTGAGCAGCGTGGGCGCGCAGATGCTGCGCGGCAAAACCGAGAAAACACTGGCCTTTGCCATTGCGGGCGCGGCCGGCACACTGGGCAAGCTGGCGTATGATTTGGTGCTGTACAACAGCCAGGATTTGGGCTTTGTGAACCTGCCCAAGGAATTCACGACGGGTTCGAGCATCATGCCACACAAGAAAAACCCTGACGTGTTTGAGCTGGTGCGCGGCCATGCCAACCGCCTGCAGGCGCTGCCTAACGACATTATCCTGGCCACCAGTAACCTGCCCAGCGGCTACCACCGCGACTTCCAACTGCTGAAGGAGCTGCTGTTCGGGCCGATGATGCAGTTTGCCGACCTGCTGGATATGCTTTTGTTTGCGCTGCCCGAAATCAAGATTAAAGAGGGCGTGATTGAGCAGGCGAAATACGACCCGATATTTTCGGTCGAGAATATCAATCAATTAATTATCGCCGGTGTGCCGTTTCGCGATGCGTACCAGCAGGTGGGGCGCAGCGTGGAGGATGGCAGCTACGTGCCGCACCGCGAGTTTCAGACCACCCATCTGGGGAGCATTCACAATTTGGGACTAGCAGAAATCGCGGCCAAAGTGGCGCGGTGGAAGGAGGGGAGCGAGCTGTTCAAATAA